The following are encoded in a window of Castanea sativa cultivar Marrone di Chiusa Pesio chromosome 9, ASM4071231v1 genomic DNA:
- the LOC142609585 gene encoding uncharacterized protein LOC142609585, producing MNPVSMKAPSDQPLPRRVKDNPAVLDITMDGPNPRSVNSNTQNPVSWGRRFWLFIGLVSFLCALSIFTESQFYAYTIGIHGTYAHIIYYIVGVILSAAIQVLLINPGCCTAFLENYNGCFILKSCGGYLVMFTVCFLSSGTGLQYLGLSSDGTAPNPAMAVTPYRPQAFSEIAGLLASAFLTVNAVSIIILLRPAKYNTIFDVAATLTLESAMALLYKYPFVTVAAAVFIMAMTLLKNSLCHDHQE from the coding sequence ATGAATCCTGTCTCAATGAAAGCGCCTTCTGATCAACCCTTGCCAAGAAGAGTTAAGGACAATCCAGCAGTGCTTGATATCACTATGGATGGTCCCAACCCACGTTCTGTTAATAGTAATACCCAAAACCCAGTGAGCTGGGGTCGGAGGTTCTGGTTGTTTATTGGTTTGGTAAGCTTTCTGTGTGCTTTGAGCATATTTACTGAGAGCCAATTCTATGCTTACACAATTGGAATTCATGGCACTTATGCTCACATCATCTACTATATTGTTGGGGTGATCCTCTCCGCAGCCATACAAGTTTTGCTCATAAACCCTGGCTGCTGCACTGCTTTTCTTGAAAATTATAACGGGTGTTTCATTCTCAAATCGTGTGGGGGCTATTTAGTTATGTTTACAGTCTGTTTTCTCAGTTCTGGAACAGGGCTTCAATATTTAGGCCTTTCTTCTGATGGAACAGCTCCAAACCCAGCAATGGCTGTGACCCCATATAGACCACAAGCATTTTCTGAAATTGCAGGGTTACTCGCCTCTGCATTTCTTACAGTCAATGCCGTCTCTATAATCATCTTGCTTAGGCCTGCCAAATACAACACAATCTTTGATGTTGCCGCAACATTGACTCTGGAATCAGCCATGGCGTTGCTGTACAAGTACCCCTTTGTTACAGTTGCTGCAGCAGTATTTATCATGGCAATGACTCTCTTGAAAAATTCCCTCTGCCATGATCACCAGGAGTAA